One window of Halichondria panicea chromosome 7, odHalPani1.1, whole genome shotgun sequence genomic DNA carries:
- the LOC135338954 gene encoding protein NLRC5-like: MATKEQNQELTIDDLKTEMKLTDEQLNTAIKEPDLPELAACFDNVHNGYLEKLGLLPGEQTDVRTRAFVEGTVAGMLLALKCWILINRLNATFRALLLIILSLLKEDVAVRVCKYLSDKHSTTSCPPSRERVLLNHKLSSYRDYLQSLYRAQVSTSATQWPPVPTKKIFKLAMIQKEEIQRGRIDDEFVRLTIRGKIDDILLQKTPVNLTNIFSEIGDRRNFVLIEGAPGSGKSTLALHICQEWAKRKLFQEFDIAILVKLRDPLVREAITISDLLPCTNKAMANETETAIMSLYGKGVLWVLDGWDELSSDLPRDSIINKLIRPDMSRESPLHESAVIVTSRPSSSAKLHPRVSSRVEVLGFTPHELQQYFKECLKGDSQAVQTLLERIRENPVVEGSCYLPLNASIVVNCFLSDNHSLPTSNHGIFTSLVQSSLKRYLQDRLGKTTPVGDITSPDSLPSEIRTQTIQMCQLAYHGIEQNKATFTDGDLAALRIPKEISNVGLLQTVPSIISNGHLVYYCFLHLSIQELLAAIHISLMSPKQQISVFQKLFGSPRFSAVFQFYAGITKLRTSRPILSLLPRFLCPVPATVFDLVRKVVKNEKEKEYGEPKPLLFSLINCLYEAEDSRLCVFVANLLNHNLNLDSTTMNPIDCLSVGYFASACSNTSNVFTLSLNNCSIGDQGCKFLARGLSKCPNSNNDIPTAGIHIAEIIENTISISKLDLSNNAIGNSGLCELCAALSTNTSLKSLDLFRCSLTISDDNGAALYQLLNTNNSLEYLILSFNTVTSCRHIAAGLAVNKTLRTLGFDFCKLTDQSIEELSTGLINKIETLHIWGNDSITEDGMKTLARHLTTHCSELTRLLIPDHLRSCIKTVFRDANEERKRNGLPEIDVKNKKKKYAFDY, translated from the exons atggccactaaagagcagaaccaag agctcacaattgacgatctgaagacagaaatgaaactgactgatgagcagctcaatacagcaataaaggaaccagatctacccgagttagcagcatgtttcgacaaTGTTCACAACGGCTATCTTGAAAAACTGGGGCTCTTACCTGGAGAACAAACTGACGTGAGGACTAGAGCATTTGTAGAAGGCACTGTGGCAGGAATGTTGCTGGCTTTGAAATGTTGGATACTGATCAACAGACTAAACGCCACTTTCCGagctctgctactcatcatACTCTCCCTGCTAAAAGAAGACGTTGCTGTtcgagtgtgcaagtacttgtctgacaaac actccaccacctcgtgtcccccctcccgagagagggtcctgctgaaccacaagttgtcctcgtacagggactaTCTACAAAGTCTCTACAGAGCACAagtatccacatcagccacacaatggcctcctgtcccaacaaagaaaattttcaaactagccatgattcagaaagaagaaatacagagaggaagaatcgacgatgaatttgttaGGCTAACAATTAGGGGGAAAATTGATGATATTttacttcaaaaaactccAGTTAACTTGACAAACATTTTCTCTGAGATTGGGGATAGacgaaactttgtgttgattgaaggagctcccggctctggcaagagcacccttgctctacacatctgtcaggagtgggcaaagaggaaactgttccaagagtttgatattgcaatcctcgtGAAACTGAGAGATCCACTTGTTAGAGAAGCCATTACAATTTCTGACTTACTTCCCTGCACAAACAAAGCGATGGCTAATGAAACAGAAACTGCAATTATGTCACTGTATggcaaaggtgtactgtgggtgctggACGGATGGGACGAACTTTCTTCTGACCTCCCTAGAGACTCAATCATCAACAAACTAATTCGACCAGACATGTCACGAGAAAGTCCGCTACACGAATCAGCTGTAATTGTAACATCTCGCCCGTCGTCTTCGGCTAAGCTCCACCCACGTGTATCGTCCAGGgtggaggtgttggggttcactccacatGAACTACAACAGTATTTCAAGGAGTGTCTGAAaggtgactcacaagctgtgcagactctactggagagaattcgagagaacccagtggtagaaggtagctgctacctccccctcaatgcttccattgtCGTTAATTGCTTCCTTTCTGACAACCACTCACTCCCCACATCCAACCACGGGATATTCACATCACTCGTCCAGAGCTCTCTCAAAAGATACCTCCAGGATAGGTTGGGGAAGACCACTCCAGTGGGAGACATCACATCCCCAGACTCACTGCCCTCAGAAATCAGAACACAGACCAtacaaatgtgtcaacttgcatatcaTGGGATTGAACAAAACAAAGCAACATTTACTGACGGTGATTTGGCCGCTCTTCGCATTCCGAAGGAGATTTCAAACGTTGGATtattacaaactgttcccagTATCATTAGCAATGGTCATCTGGTTTACTACTGCTTTCTCCACTTgtctattcaagagctactagcagcaatccacatctctctcatgtctcccaagcaacaaatttctgtattccagaagctgtttggtagtCCTCGGTTCAGTGCAGTCTTCCAGTTTTATGCTGGCATCACCAAACTGAGAACTAGTAGACCAATCCTCAGCTTGCTACCTCGATTCTTGTGTCCAGTTCCAGCCACTGTTTTTGATCTGGTCAGAAAGGTTGTCAAAAATGAGAAAGAGAAAGAGTATGGTGAGCCGAAGCCCCTTTTGTTTTCcctcatcaattgtttgtacgaagctgaagactcgcgactgtgtgtgtttgtggctaatcTTCTTAATCACAATCTAAATCTTGATAGCACTACAATGAATCCTATTGACTGCCTCTCTGTTGGATATTTCGCATCAGCTTGTTCCAACACCAGTAATGTATTCACACTTAGCCTCAACAATTGCTCTATTGGTGAccaaggctgcaaatttctggcccgaggactctccaagtgtcccaactctaataatgatattcctaCAGCAGGGATACACATCGCTGAGATTATCGAGAACACTATTTCAATATCTAAATTGGATTTGTCTAATAATGCCATTGGTAACAGTGGACTTTGCGAACTCTGTGCGGCCTTGTCCACtaacacatcattaaagaGCCTGGACCTGTTCAGGTGCTCACTAACAATATCAGAcgacaatggagctgccctctatcaacttctgaatacaaacaattccctcgAATATCTTATTTTGTCATTtaacacagtgactagctgtcgtcacattgctgctggacttgcagtcaataagactctgagaaCATTGGGATTTGATTTCTGTaaactgactgatcagagtatcgaggagctatcaactggactgatcaacaAGATTGAAACACTGCACATATGGGGTAATGActcaataacagaagatggaatgaagacgcttgccagacatctaaccacccactgctctgaactgacacGATTGTTGATACCCGACCACCTAAGATCCTGTATCAAGACAGTATTCAGGGACGCTAAcgaagagaggaagagaaatggactacccGAGATTGATgttaaaaataaaaaaaaaaaatatgCATTCgattattaa